A window from Rhodobium gokarnense encodes these proteins:
- a CDS encoding TRAP transporter small permease, whose amino-acid sequence MRLTRLFSLLDRFEEVVANLALASLVLILAAQVFFRYVLQTGITWSEEVSRFCFVWFVYISASLAAQKGRHIRVTVATPLIPGGERVALLLADAIWAAFNLFVVVAGILLIRRMIAHPVYSTALFLPLVYVYAVIPLAHALMTLRVVQRQWEAWRRGGSVLVEEVEIDRGKDGAP is encoded by the coding sequence ATGCGCCTTACGCGCCTCTTTTCCCTTCTCGACCGCTTCGAGGAAGTCGTCGCCAACCTCGCCCTGGCGTCGCTGGTCCTCATCCTCGCGGCACAGGTGTTCTTCCGCTACGTGCTGCAGACCGGCATCACCTGGTCGGAAGAGGTCTCGCGCTTCTGCTTCGTCTGGTTTGTCTACATCTCGGCGAGCCTTGCCGCCCAGAAGGGCCGGCACATCCGCGTCACGGTGGCGACGCCCCTCATTCCCGGCGGCGAGCGGGTGGCGCTGCTCCTTGCCGATGCGATCTGGGCCGCCTTCAACCTCTTCGTCGTCGTCGCCGGCATCCTGCTGATCCGGCGCATGATCGCCCATCCGGTCTATTCCACCGCGCTGTTCCTGCCGCTCGTCTATGTCTATGCGGTGATCCCGCTCGCCCATGCGCTGATGACCCTGCGCGTCGTCCAGCGCCAGTGGGAGGCCTGGCGGCGCGGCGGCTCGGTGCTGGTCGAAGAGGTCGAGATCGACCGCGGCAAGGACGGTGCGCCATGA